The DNA sequence TCTAGTTCCAATAGGGGACAGTCTTATTATATTCATAACTTAATTTGTGAATGTAGTTGAAAGATCCATTGAGGAGCAAGAATGCAAATCCTAAAAAGCTATATCGTTTTATTTTTGACTATCAACTTTGTTTGTGGCAATTTGTTGTTGTCTGTTAATGCCGCTGATCTTGATAGTCCTAAGCCAGATTTAGTGCAGGCGCCAGTTGAAGTGGTTCACGCTAAATCAGAGCAAGCTATTAACCCATTAATAGATTTAAATCAAAATCATATACTAGATGACTCAGAAGTGATTGAAGCATTGTACTTAAGGAATTCCAAAAAGACTCCTGAGATTATTGCTCTTAGCAATGCCGACTTTGAAGCGCTGTTAAGTTTGAATGACAATGCAGCCAAGCTCAAGCAAGTACTAACCTTGATGCTCACTGAGATCTTGACAGCAAATACAAAGACCATGCTTCATGGTGTTTTACTATCACGCGAGCAAAAGATTTACAATCTAGAGTTTTGGAATGCAATTGGTCAAGGCTATCATATTCGTGATTACAAGAGACTGCTTGCTGGCATAGAAGATCTTGATCCAGATTCTAGCGGTACTTTAACTCAAGATGAGTTAGATGAATTTAGACGCAGTGGTGTTGGTTACCCTTATTCGGTATTGAAACACTATACAAATCAATACACCAAAGGTGTTGCTGATTGGTGGTAAGCAGCTAGATAGCTTGCTTGTATCTTTCGCCTTCATTAAAACCCTGGACAATCCGCCCGAGGAATTTAGTGGCTGATCTATTCATAAAGTCCTGACGATCGTTAGGTTGATGAAGAGCCATGATGTGAGAGTAGTTACCTTCTTGATCTTTAGCTAGTTTTTCTATCATGCCATCATCGTGTCTAAATTCAAGTTCTTGCTTGTCGTCATTATTTGTCCAAGTGAGTCGTGAACCAATAAAATCTTTAAACTTCATTATTTGATCAGAGACTCTGTCTACAAGTTTGTTCAGGAAATTAGTTTTTTGTTGTTTCTCTATTTCATCACCCTTGAAATTGTCCATAAGCTTGGGTAAGTAAGTCTTGAGTGAACGCATTTGCTCAAGCGTCCAAGTTTGGCAGGTTGTCAGTAAATTACCATGTACATCGGCAAGATCTTGGAAGCCAGAAACTTCTTTGGCTAATTTGGGTAGACCATCTATCGCTTGATCCATACGGTCGACAGCTGCATGTGCAAATCCCTCTGGACTTTGTGGTTGCGGGTAGGTTAGGAGTCCTTCACTGTCAGTAAACGGGGTTCCAAGGTGAATGCTTGTGCCCTTCTCTTCTAGGTTACTGTTGATCATGCCATAGAACATCTTCCAGAACCCTTCGTTTGGTCCATTGTGACCGAGGTTGACGAGCATGATTTGTTTGAAATCCTTCCAAGTGATTTCATCAGCTTCAAAATCTTTGATTAGAAAAATATATCCTGGTAGCTCATGAAAAGCTGAAACTAAACGAGTGTCGTTATTAAATTGCTCTCGCACTTGATTTGTGGTGAGATTAGGATTGATTAGAGCGTTGCGCTGATCGCCAAAAAGCTCGCTTAGGATTGTGCTGATTAATTTCCCTGACTTGTTGTTTGCCTTGCCTTGCAAGCTTGTAATTAATAAATCAGAGTCTTCACTTTGACTAGTGAGTAGAGCTTTGCCGGCATCGGTTTTACCAAAATCAGAAGTAGTATCTCCTGAGAAGATTGCTTTGAGATCAAACTTGGCATCACGAATATCCCCTTCTGCTTTGCCTGCCGATTCCATTAGCCTGAGCTGATGTCGCGAGTTGAGTTCTGATGGTCCGCCACTAGCGTCTTGGTGCAAGAAGCTATTGTGATCTGCTATTTGTGGTGATAATGTGGTTAATTGCATTGTTTTCTCCTTTCTGTTTGTTTCTGCACAAAAAGAAGAATACCAAAGAATGTCGATCATGACAGCCTAAATAACAGTGATAAATGATCGAATAAGTCGATCAAGCTCTAATAATTGTTGATTCTAGGCGAAGCATCAATAAATAAGTCCCAAAGATAGCTGGCGGCTGGGCCAATACAAACTGATTTTTGACGAATTTGATAGAGCGGAATGTAGCTGGTATTTTTGCAGGGTAGTTTAACAAGTTTACCTTGGTCTATTTCTTTGCAGATATATTCTTGCGGCAAATAACCCCAACCGAGCCCTTCAAGTATAAATTTCTTTTTGAGTTCAAAGCTATTAACGCTCCAGGTATTGGTAGTTTCGATTAAATCATTTGGTGTGCGCTGCGCATCAAGTGATCTATCGCCAATAATAATTTGTGTCAGGCTGGTGAAATAACTTTCTTGAATACTAGAACTTGCTGCAGGATATTCTGATGTGCAGACAGGAACGTATTCAACTGTTCTCCAATTGAGTTTGTCAAGATCCGTACCATGAGAGGGTTCTGCCGAGATGATTATATTTGCTTCTCCTGAGACTAAAGAATTGATTGGTCCATCAAAGGAACTAAAAACTAATCTAAGTTCTGTTTGAGGATATTTTGCTTTGAATTTTTTGAGAATATCGATAAAAACTTCATTGGAGCTAATGACAGAAATGCAAAGATCCAATCTTGATTCAACTCCTGATTTGAGACTCTCAGTAAAATCAACCAGTTCGTTTTGCATTTTTAAAATATACTTGGCTTTGTTATAAATCAATTTACCAATTTCAGTTAGCTTGGGTCTATAACTCTTGCGATCAAAAATCTCAATATCTAATTCTTTTTCTAGATTCTTAATGGCGTAACTAATTGAGGATTGTGCTTTGTGCAAGTCTTCAGCGGCAGCTCTAAAACTACCTTGGTTTACAATGCTGACAAGGGCTTCTAATGCTTCGTGGTTGATTGACATAATTGATGGGGTTTAGACTTATTTGAGTATACACGATCGAGTAATTTGTAGTAGTTTATGCTCACTAGTTTTAGGGATGAATCGAAAGATCAAAGTGCAGCCTTAGAGTGATCCTATCTTATAAGCTACAATATGCTGGTTATGGCAATTTTTGCAAACTACGATACAAATGGATTCCATGATGAGTATTTCACGGCAGAAGGTATTGTACGTGATTATGCCAAAGACTTAGTACTTAACATCGACGCTCTAAGTAAAAAAGATCTCAAAGAGAAACAAAAAGCTGCAGAGCTTGCTTTTTTCAATATGGGAATTACTTTTACAGTTACTGGAGAAGAATCTGGTGTTGAAAGGATATTTCCTTTTGATATGTTGCCACGAATTATAGACCAGCAAGAATGGTTAAGTACTGAGCGAGGTCTCAAGCAACGTATACATGCGCTTAATTTGTTTATTCATGATATCTATAACGAACAAAAAATCATTAAAGACAATGTTATTCCAAGAGAAATTATTGAAAGCGGTGCTTCATTTATTCCTCAATGCAAAGGATTAAATCCACCAAAAAACATTTGGGCTCATATTACAGGAACTGATTTAGTCAGAGGAGCTGACGGTAAGATTTATGTCTTAGAAGACAATCTCAGATGTCCTTCTGGCGTTTCCTATGTATTGGAGAATCGCTTGATAATGAAACGGATTTTCCCTAAGCTCTTTGAATCCATGTCAGTAAGTCATGTTGATGATTATCCAAGTCAATTACTTGCAACTTTGACTCATGTTAGCCCTGTGGAAAATCCAACTGTTGTGATACTTACTCCGGGGATTTACAACTCTGCATATTTCGAGCATTCATTTCTTGCCCATCAAATGGGTATTCAAGTAGTCGAAGGTAAAGATCTTGTTGTTGAAAACGATTTTGTCTACATGCGTACCACTGATGGTTTAGCGAGAGTAGATGTAATTTATAGAAGAATAGATGATTTATTTCTTGATCCATTAGTCTTTAGAGCGGATTCTTTATTAGGAGTACCTGGCTTAATGAAGGCTTATGTCAAGGGCAATGTAAGTCTTGTTAATGCACCAGGCACTGGGATTGCCGATGATAAAGTAATCTACAAGTTTGTCCCTGACATGATCAAGTACTATCTTGGCGAGGAATCTATTCTAAACAACGTACCAACTTATTTGTGTTGTGATAATAAAGAACGCGAATATGTTTTAAACAATTTAGAAAACCTAGTTGTTAAAGCAGCTAATGAGGCTGGCGGTTATGGTATGTTGATGGGACCAAGTTCAACAGCCAAGCAGCGTAGTGAGTTTACCGATAAAATCAAAGCCAATCCACGTAACTATCTAGCACAGCCTGTTTTAGCGTTGTCGCGAGTGCCGACCCTGATCAATAATCAAATCGAAGGCAGGCATGTTGATCTAAGACCATATATTTTATACGGCAAAGATATTTATGTGATGCCGGGTGGATTGACAAGAGTGGCTTTAAAAAAAGGATCTTTGATTGTTAATTCATCACAAGGCGGTGGCAGTAAAGATACCTGGGTGAGGACTGCATAGATGTTAAGCAGAGTAGCTAGTAATATTTTTTGGATGCAACGCTATAGAGAACGTGCGGAAAATATGGCGCGATTGATAGAGGTGAATTTCAATCTCAATATAGACATGCCAGAGTCTGAGAAGCAGTGGGAGCCTTTACTTCGAGCTGTAGGAGCCGAGGAAGAATTTCAAAAACATCATCAAAACTTTAATCGAGATACGGTCTTGGATTTCTTGACTTTTGATTTACGCAACCCTAGTTCTATATTTTCTTGCTTGACCATGGCAAGAGAAAACGCTAGATCAATAAGAGAAATTATCACTTCTGACATGTGGCATGAGATTAATACTCTCTATCTCTTCTTGCAACAAAGTCAAAATCAAATACTTAATCATCACAATTTTTATAGTAGGGTCAAAAGACAATGTCAATTGTTTACTGGTATATCTGATACCACTCTCTCTCATGGTATAGGCTGGCACTTTGGTAGAGTTGGTTATTTACTTGAAAGAGCTGATATGGGTTCGCGTCTGCTTGATGTCAAGTATTTTACACTCTTGCCTTCACCTGATTTAATAGGTTCGCCATTCGACAATATTCAATGGAACGCTCTACTAGCCTCGATGAGCGCTCTTGAGATGTATCGCCAAAAGTGGCAACAGATTAGACATATCAATGTAGCTGAGTTTTTGATATTGGATAGAGAGTTCCCACGCTCTATTTTTAGTTGCATCAGTAGGGCAACACATTCCTTGCTTACTATCAAAGAGACGGGTAATAATCCTGATGCCGCTAAGCCTTATGAGATCAGCAAAGCTTTACTTGCAAAAATAGAATCTGCCAATGGTGAATCAATTATCAATTATGGTCTGCATGAATATTTAGATGAGATACAAAAGGGATTAATTGAAATAGGTGAAAGTATCAGTGCAGTTTATTTTAGTACTAAGGATTTGGTTAAAAAATAGAAGTCTTAGTTTTTGTCGTAAACAACTCTAGTGCCTTTGTTCCAACAAGTGAATTACCTGTTTCATTAAGACCTGGAGACCAAACACTCAGCACAAAATGCCCTGGCATTATTGCAATGATGCCACCACCAACCCCGCTCTTGCCGGGCAAACCCACTCTATAAGCGAAATCTCCGACTGCATCATAAGTTCCGCAAGTCATTAGTAGAGAATTGATGCGCTTAGTTTGTCTTTCACTAATAATAGTTTTGTTGGTTCCAACAGTTTTGCCAGCATTAGCCAAGCAAGAAAATGCTCTAACCAAATCAAGCGAAGACATACTTAGTGAGCATTGATGAAAGTATAAATCCAATACTTCGTTTACTGAGTTGTTGATATTGCCAAAATCCTTAATGAAATAAGCAAGGGCTCTGTTTCTATCGCCCCATTCGTTTTCAGACTGAGCAACGACTTCGTCAAAATCAATATCTGGATTATCAGCCAAGTCCCTAACGATATCAAGTAGAGTTTGTTTTGGATCATCATAGCTTGAAGTCAGTATATCGGTCATCACCAAAGCACCAGCATTAATAAATGGATTGCGTGGAATGCCCTTCTCAAATTCAAGCTGAACTAATGAGTTAAATGCTGTCCCTGACGGTTCTTTGCCGACACGGATCCAGAGCTCGTCACCTAATTCTTTAATAGCAAGTGCAAAACTAAAGATCTTGGAAATGCTTTGAATAGAAAAACGCTCTTTGGCATCACCAACACTATATTCTTTATTCTCAATGGTTTTAAGAGCCATTCCAAATTTAGTGATTGGAATAGCCGCTAGTGCTGGAATATAATTAGCAACCTTGCCTTGTCCAATTAGTGGTTGAATCTCATTCTGAATTTCTTCGAGTATTGTTTGATAGTTCATGACTTGAATCCCCAAACTGAGTTTTCATGAATAACATTGTGCACAAATCGTAGTTTCTCTTTTACTTGCTCAGAAATTACAAATGGATAGGGGTCAGTAAATCCCATACTTCGATTAACGCTATTGAGGGCGCAGCTTGCCCAATCCCAGTTGTCAATCATCCTATCAAAAGGATCATCGACATTCGTGTTTGGTTTTTGTGCCGCAGAATAACGTATGGATTTGACGCTAAATCTCAAACCCCATGAATTAGCGGTTTCCAGAGTATCATAGATATGCATATAATGAGCCCATGTCTCAGCCCAATCCTCCCAAGGATGAGAGCTTGCATAGGTACTAATGAAATTAATATCGTCTATTTTTTCATGTTCTGCTTTTTTCTCGTAATATTTTTTGAGTGATTTTCCATAATCTTGCCTATCATCACCAAACAATTGACGGCAAGGTTCAAGCCATTGGCTATTATCAACCAATAACATCCAATAATAATGGCCAACCTCATGCCTGAAGTGCCCAAGCAAGGTTCGATAACGCTCTTTCATTTCATCACGTATTTGGACTCTGATTGCATCATTTGCTTCAGCCAAATTAAGAGTAATGATGCCCCTATTGTGCCCAGTCATCACTGGCTTATGCTCTCGTCCATTGAGTCCTGGACCTTCCATGAATTTAAAAGCAAGCCCGTTGAGCTTGTCTTCTTTTTTATTATGAAGCGGCAATCGC is a window from the Cyanobacteriota bacterium genome containing:
- a CDS encoding LysR family transcriptional regulator; this encodes MSINHEALEALVSIVNQGSFRAAAEDLHKAQSSISYAIKNLEKELDIEIFDRKSYRPKLTEIGKLIYNKAKYILKMQNELVDFTESLKSGVESRLDLCISVISSNEVFIDILKKFKAKYPQTELRLVFSSFDGPINSLVSGEANIIISAEPSHGTDLDKLNWRTVEYVPVCTSEYPAASSSIQESYFTSLTQIIIGDRSLDAQRTPNDLIETTNTWSVNSFELKKKFILEGLGWGYLPQEYICKEIDQGKLVKLPCKNTSYIPLYQIRQKSVCIGPAASYLWDLFIDASPRINNY
- a CDS encoding circularly permuted type 2 ATP-grasp protein, whose product is MAIFANYDTNGFHDEYFTAEGIVRDYAKDLVLNIDALSKKDLKEKQKAAELAFFNMGITFTVTGEESGVERIFPFDMLPRIIDQQEWLSTERGLKQRIHALNLFIHDIYNEQKIIKDNVIPREIIESGASFIPQCKGLNPPKNIWAHITGTDLVRGADGKIYVLEDNLRCPSGVSYVLENRLIMKRIFPKLFESMSVSHVDDYPSQLLATLTHVSPVENPTVVILTPGIYNSAYFEHSFLAHQMGIQVVEGKDLVVENDFVYMRTTDGLARVDVIYRRIDDLFLDPLVFRADSLLGVPGLMKAYVKGNVSLVNAPGTGIADDKVIYKFVPDMIKYYLGEESILNNVPTYLCCDNKEREYVLNNLENLVVKAANEAGGYGMLMGPSSTAKQRSEFTDKIKANPRNYLAQPVLALSRVPTLINNQIEGRHVDLRPYILYGKDIYVMPGGLTRVALKKGSLIVNSSQGGGSKDTWVRTA
- a CDS encoding alpha-E domain-containing protein produces the protein MLSRVASNIFWMQRYRERAENMARLIEVNFNLNIDMPESEKQWEPLLRAVGAEEEFQKHHQNFNRDTVLDFLTFDLRNPSSIFSCLTMARENARSIREIITSDMWHEINTLYLFLQQSQNQILNHHNFYSRVKRQCQLFTGISDTTLSHGIGWHFGRVGYLLERADMGSRLLDVKYFTLLPSPDLIGSPFDNIQWNALLASMSALEMYRQKWQQIRHINVAEFLILDREFPRSIFSCISRATHSLLTIKETGNNPDAAKPYEISKALLAKIESANGESIINYGLHEYLDEIQKGLIEIGESISAVYFSTKDLVKK
- a CDS encoding glutaminase codes for the protein MNYQTILEEIQNEIQPLIGQGKVANYIPALAAIPITKFGMALKTIENKEYSVGDAKERFSIQSISKIFSFALAIKELGDELWIRVGKEPSGTAFNSLVQLEFEKGIPRNPFINAGALVMTDILTSSYDDPKQTLLDIVRDLADNPDIDFDEVVAQSENEWGDRNRALAYFIKDFGNINNSVNEVLDLYFHQCSLSMSSLDLVRAFSCLANAGKTVGTNKTIISERQTKRINSLLMTCGTYDAVGDFAYRVGLPGKSGVGGGIIAIMPGHFVLSVWSPGLNETGNSLVGTKALELFTTKTKTSIF
- a CDS encoding putative zinc-binding metallopeptidase, whose amino-acid sequence is MKIFSCDNCSQLIYFENVICNNCGYNLGYCYDTGKLCSFKIGEDGIWTSIGPTTFGRRYRPCKNYSQHAACNWMIPVEYPVERCVSCNLNWVVPDILVGDNREYWQKLEKAKRRLVFSVLHMRLPLHNKKEDKLNGLAFKFMEGPGLNGREHKPVMTGHNRGIITLNLAEANDAIRVQIRDEMKERYRTLLGHFRHEVGHYYWMLLVDNSQWLEPCRQLFGDDRQDYGKSLKKYYEKKAEHEKIDDINFISTYASSHPWEDWAETWAHYMHIYDTLETANSWGLRFSVKSIRYSAAQKPNTNVDDPFDRMIDNWDWASCALNSVNRSMGFTDPYPFVISEQVKEKLRFVHNVIHENSVWGFKS